A single Chanos chanos chromosome 8, fChaCha1.1, whole genome shotgun sequence DNA region contains:
- the wdr44 gene encoding WD repeat-containing protein 44: protein MASDTSDTEEFYDAAEDVNFSPSPKVSPAKFVLPAPQDVKENLEVDGAVGLAQPKPHQDVSHQIIDSIIEESQKGNGVADALLGEKERDSREPGMEDSGLLDQSLGPLQPPEVSAVPPQAPAADPQGVPAGLAEDREVGSRNAAEAPSMPGTSPAVQECAHPAPPDITSALGLAQTEPSAACAQDDAERESKPADILEQVPLRDKMVDQEVPGPSKPPRQFTVEPDIVASTKKQPPSRPPPPSGAPPPRPPPPTRPTLPPSKKSQEALRPAGLEVSAEPVDESCGLVSPSSTVQSLTKELQHSLDLASATCGDKVVTAQETDEQVTSRSDTEPSGPQRPRSNSGRELTDEEILASVMIKNLDTGEEIPLIQAEEKLPTGINPLTLHIMRRTKEYITNDAAQSDDDDKTPAPLTDTDGGKLKQKTTQLKKFLGKSVKRAKHLAEEYGEKAVNKVKSVRDEVFHTDQDEPSSSDDEGMPYTRPVKFKAAHGFKGPFDFDQIKVVQDLSGEHMGAVWTMKFSHCGRLLATAGQDNVVRIWVLKNAYDYFNNMRIKYNTEGRVSPSPSQESLCSSKSDTEAGLGCVSEDLDTEDRNVPFRQVPFCKYKGHTADLLDLSWSKNYFLLSSSMDKTVRLWHISRRECLCCFQHIDFVTAIAFHPRDDRYFLSGSLDGKLRLWNIPDKKVALWNEVDGQTRLITAANFCQNGKYAVIGTYDGRCIFYDTERLKYHTQIHVRSTRGRNRVGRKITGIEPLPGENKILVTSNDSRIRLYDLRDLSLSMKYKGYVNSSSQIKASFSHDYSFIVSGSEDKYVYIWSTYHDLSKFTSVRRDRNDFWEGIKAHNAVVTSAIFAPHPGLIIPQETGMDKPDTECKSSDSNDSETIPSGALKTDHSEVLLSADFTGAIKVFVNVKKY, encoded by the exons ATGGCGTCGGACACAAGTGATACAGAGGAATTTTATGATGCTGCGGAAGATGTTAATTTCTCCCCTTCACCAAAAGT gTCACCTGCAAAGTTTGTCCTTCCTGCACCTCAG GATGTTAAAGAGAACCTGGAAGTGGACGGAGCTGTCGGATTGGCCCAGCCAAAGCCACATCAGGATGTCTCTCATCAG ATCATTGACAGTATCATAGAGGAGAGTCAGAAAGGTAATGGAGTGGCAGATGCTCTActgggagaaaaggagagagactcCAGGGAACCAGGCATGGAGGACTCAGGACTCCTGGATCAGTCCTTGGGTCCTCTTCAGCCCCCTGAGGTCTCTGCCGTCCCTCCCCAGGCACCTGCTGCCGATCCCCAGGGTGTCCCCGCAGGTTTAGCGGAGGATAGGGAGGTGGGGTCCCGGAATGCCGCAGAGGCCCCCAGCATGCCCGGCACCTCACCGGCAGTCCAGGAATGTGCACATCCGGCCCCTCCCGACATCACCAGTGCTCTTGGACTGGCACAGACTGAGCCCTCGGCTGCCTGCGCTCAAGACGACGCAGAGAGGGAGTCCAAACCAGCCGACATTTTGGAACAGGTTCCGCTCAGGGACAAAATGGTAGACCAGGAAGTGCCTGGTCCTTCCAAACCACCAAGACAGTTCACAGTGGAGCCCGACATCGTGGCCAGCACCAAGAAACAGCCACCCTCTAGACCGCCTCCTCCGTCTGGAGCCCCGCCTCCAAGACCGCCCCCTCCGACACGCCCCACCCTGCCACCCAGCAAGAAATCCCAAGAGGCCTTGCGGCCTGCGGGGCTGGAGG TCTCTGCAGAGCCGGTGGACGAGTCATGCGGCTTAGTGTCGCCGAGCTCAACAGTACAAAGCCTCACTAAAGAGCTGCAGCACTCCCTTGACCTTGCCAGCGCCACCTGTGGAGATAAAGTGGTCACTGCACAG GAGACAGATGAACAGGTGACCAGTCGCAGTGACACTGAACCCTCAGGACCTCAGAGACCACGCTCCAACTCAGGCCGAGAACTCACCGACGAG gagatCTTGGCGAGTGTGATGATTAAGAACCTGGACACTGGAGAGGAGATCCCTCTGATCCAAGCGGAGGAGAAACTGCCCACTGGAATTAACCCACTAACACTGCACATCATGAGGAGGACCAAGGAGTACATCAC gaacgACGCAGCACAGTCAGACGATGATGACAAGACACCTGCTCCGCTGACTGACACAGATGGagggaaactgaaacagaaaac CACGCAGCTGAAAAAGTTTTTGGGCAAGTCGGTAAAAAGAGCCAAGCACCTGGCGGAGGAGTACGGGGAGAAGGCGGTGAACAAGgtgaagagtgtgagagacgaGGTGTTCCACACTGACCAGGATGAGCCTTCGTCCAGTGATGATGAAGGAATGCCCTACACACGGCCGGTCAAGTTTAAAGCTGCTCACGGTTTCAAAGGCCCCTTTGACTTTGACCAGATCAAAGTGGTGCAGGACCTGAGTGGAGAGCACAtg GGTGCTGTGTGGACGATGAAGTTCTCTCACTGTGGACGACTGCTGGCGACAGCAGGACAGGATAACGTGGTGAGAATCTGGGTCCTAAAGAATGCCTACGACTACTTCAACAACATGAGGatcaaatacaacacagaaG gtcgtGTTTCTCCGTCCCCCTCCCAGGAGAGTTTGTGTTCGTCTAAATCAGACACTGAGGCAGGG CTgggctgtgtgtctgaggacCTGGACACGGAGGACAGAAACGTGCCTTTCCGGCAGGTTCCATTCTGCAAATACAAGGGTCACACAGCCGACCTTCTCGACCTCTCTTGGTCAAAG AACTACTTCTTGTTGTCTTCGTCCATGGATAAGACTGTGCGACTGTGGCATATCTCCAGGAGAGAGTGTCTCTGTTGTTTCCAGCACATAGACTTTGTCACAGCAATCGCCTTCCACCCCAGA GATGACCGGTATTTTCTAAGTGGGTCTCTGGATGGTAAGTTGCGTCTGTGGAACATTCCGGATAAGAAGGTGGCTCTGTGGAACGAGGTGGACGGCCAGACCCGTCTCATCACTGCAGCGAACTTCTGTCAGAACGGCAAATACGCTGTCATCGGCACATATGACGGCCGCTGCATTTTCTACGACACAgag CGACTTAAGTATCATACTCAAATCCACGTCCGTTCCACCAGAGGAAGGAATCGAGTGGGCCGGAAAATAACAGGCATAGAGCCTTTACCTGGAGAGAATAAG ATCCTGGTGACATCAAACGACTCGCGGATTCGTCTGTATGACCTGAGAGACCTGTCTCTGTCGATGAAATATAAGGGTTATGTGAACAGCAGCAGTCAGATCAAAGCCAGCTTCAG tCACGATTATTCGTTCATCGTGAGCGGCTCGGAGGACAAGTATGTTTACATCTGGAGCACGTACCACGACCTCAGCAAATTCACCTCCGTCAGGAGAGATCGCAATGACTTCTGGGAAGGCATAAAGG CTCATAATGCAGTGGTGACGTCGGCAATCTTCGCCCCTCATCCTGGACTGATCATACCACAGGAAACGGGAATGGACAAACCAGACACAGAGTGCAAAAGCTCCGACTCCAACGACTCCGAGACTATCCCCTCAG gAGCTCTGAAAACAGATCACTCTGAAGTTCTCCTCTCAGCAGATTTCACTGGCGCTATTAAAGtctttgtaaatgtgaaaaaatactGA
- the zgc:163098 gene encoding U2 snRNP-associated SURP motif-containing protein, with amino-acid sequence MADKKGKSVGVKRTLTKREQEELKKKEEEKAAEVFEEFLASFDSKDKSGVKTFVRGGIVNATKEEEAGELKKSKLYRPSTKFIPVSQNVSPIQPSEAKKTVVKKRAEEKKKSNLELFKEELKQIQEEREERYKRKKNDPGGIYPDVDLPLTRRSIFDDDPAVPTTTNLYIGCINPKMTEEMLCKEFGKYGPLASVKIMWPRTDEERTRVTNRGFVAFMTRKDAERALAALDGKTIMGFEMKLGWGKAVRIPPQPLYNPIGVLKTSTPPPPSGLPFNAQPRDRFRNDFTKPRGRSQDDLYKTLCDAVVTVVIPSQRNLLGLIHRMIEFVVREGPMFEAIIMNREKNNPDFRFLFDNKSQEHVYYRWKLYSILQGESPNEWRTSLFRMFRGGSLWRPPVLNPYLHGDEERGEENSSPVQDEELKKGQLKAEHRDKLESLLRGLTPRRDEIGDAMLFCLERAEAAEDVVACIAESLSVLQTPLQKKIARLYLVSDILYNSCAKVANASYYRKYFEVKLPEMLADVSLAYRNIQARLQAEQFRQKVMSCFRAWEDWAIYPDSYLIQLQNIFLGLVKPGEELIEKTEAASPDLDGAPLDGVPLDGAALDGTPLDDLDGSPMVWDPASIDGVPVDDIDGVPLEPALDDIDGVPLDEASDKSLPSVALSKWERVDSTETPAKAECKWDVLGERSSEDDLNVSGDTKENEEDSDEESSDDQCSPSRYDGAEFKSSLRNFELSESKRTRLRELEVKVMKFQDELESGKRQRRSSMTLQQQVQHYRNKLLQKEFDKDDQEKRDKSAQKQKEKLKKDERRDRGEDRSKTREKEKERERSKRSEDRERSRGRSRDSDDRRERTKSRSPRRSKRSRSPSPSRKSWRSSSRSPHRSHKKMKKSKQ; translated from the exons ATGGCTGACAAAAAAGGGAAATCTGTCGGTGTTAAGAGAACATTAACgaaaagagagcaggaggagctgaagaaaaAG gaagaggagaaagctGCTGAAGTCTTTGAGGAATTTTTGGCTTCTTTTGATAGTAAAGATAAGAGTGGAGTGAAGACTTTTGTTCGAGGTGGGATTGTGAATGCCACTAAAG AGGAAGAAGCAGGTGAATTGAAGAAGAGCAAACTGTACAGACCCTCTACTAAATTCATCCCAGTGTCACAGAATGTCTCACCAATCCAGCCTTCAGAAGCCAAGAAGACT GTTGTGAAGAAGAGAgctgaagagaagaagaagagtaatTTGGAGCTGTTTAAAGAGGAGCtgaaaca AATCCAGGAGGAGCGAGAAGAGAGGtataaaaggaagaaaaatgatCCTGGAGGAATTTACCCAGACGTCGACTTACCTCTGACACGACGATCAA TCTTTGATGATGATCCTGCAGTTCCAACCACAACTAACCTGTATATCGGCTGTATCAATCCAAAG atgacAGAGGAGATGCTGTGTAAGGAGTTTGGGAAGTATGGACCATTAGCCAGTGTAAAGATCATGTGGCCGCGGACGGACGAGGAGAGGACCAGAGTCACTAACCGGGGTTTTGTCGCCTTCATGACGCGCAAAGATGCCGAGAGAGCCCTTGCCGCCTTAGAcg gTAAGACAATCATGGGCTTTGAGATGAAGCTTGGCTGGGGTAAAGCAGTCCGAATCCCTCCCCAGCCCCTTTACAACCCCATAGGTGTCCTCAAAACGTccacaccccctcctccctctggcCTCCCCTTCAACGCCCAACCCCGCGACCGCTTCCGAAACGACTTCACCAAGCCGAGAGGCCGCTCTCAGGACGACCTGTACAAG ACTCTGTGCGACGCCGTAGTGACAGTGGTTATCCCCTCACAAAG GAATCTGTTAGGTCTGATCCACAGGATGATTGAGTTTGTGGTGCGGGAGGGGCCGATGTTTGAAGCCATTATCATGAACAGGGAGAAGAATAACCCTGACTTCAG GTTCCTGTTTGACAACAAAAGCCAGGAGCATGTTTACTACAGATGGAAGCTTTACTCAATACTGCAG ggTGAGTCACCCAATGAGTGGAGGACATCTCTTTTCCGAATGTTCCGTGGGGGATCACTCTGGAGACCCCCTGTGCTAAACCCTTATCTCCATGGAGACGAGGAGAGGGGTGAAGAGAACTCTTCCCCTGTTCAGGATGAAGAACTGAAGAAAGGGCAGCTAAAGGCAGA acacagGGATAAGCTGGAGTCTTTGCTGAGAGGGTTAACTCCGCGGAGAGATGAAATCGGTGATGCCATGCTCTTCTGTCTGGAGAGAGCTGAGGCTGCAGAGGACGTGGTGGCCTGTATCGCAGAGTCTCTGTCAGTATTACAGACTCCACTACAgaaaaag attgCGAGATTGTACCTGGTGTCTGACATTCTGTACAACTCTTGTGCCAAGGTGGCTAATGCATCGTATTACCGCAAATA tTTTGAGGTGAAGCTTCCGGAGATGCTGGCAGATGTAAGCCTAGCCTACAGGAATATCCAGGCCAGACTGCAGGCCGAACAGTTCAGG caaaAAGTCATGAGCTGCTTTAGGGCGTGGGAAGATTGGGCCATTTACCCAGATTCCTATCTGATCCAGCTTCAGAACATCTTTCTTGGCCTTGTCAAACCTGGAGAAGAGCttatagagaagacagag GCTGCGTCTCCAGATCTGGACGGGGCTCCTCTGGATGGTGTTCCTCTGGATGGAGCAGCATTAGACGGCACGCCGCTGGACGACCTGGACGGCTCGCCCATGGTGTGGGACCCTGCCTCCATCGACGGAGTGCCTGTGGACGATATCGACGGAGTCCCCCTGGAACCTGCTCTGGACGACATCGACGGCGTCCCCT TGGATGAGGCCTCTGATAAAAGTTTACCCAGTGTAGCTCTGTCCAAATGGGAGAGAGTGGACAGCACTGAAACTCCAG CTAAAGCTGAGTGCAAATGGGATGTGCTAGGAGAGAGGAGCTCCGAGGATGATCTGAATGTCAG TGGAGACACTAAGGAGAATGAGGAAGACTCCGACGAAGAGAGCAGCGATGACCAGTGCAGTCCCAGTCGATATGACGGAGCTGAGTTTAAGAGCTCGCTCAGAAACTTTGAGTTGTCTGAGAGCAAAAGGACTCGACTCCGAGAACTGGAG gtGAAGGTGATGAAGTTCCAGGATGAACTGGAGTctgggaagagacagaggaggtccAGTATGACTCTACAGCAACAGGTCCAACACTACAGAAACAAACTCCTTCAGAAG GAGTTTGATAAAGACGaccaggagaagagagacaaatCAGCAcaaaagcagaaagagaaactgaagaaagaCGAGAGGAGGGACAGAGGCGAGGACAGGAGTAAAaccagggagaaggagaaagagcgGGAGAGGAGTAAGAGGAgcgaggacagagagaggagtagagggaggagcagagactcggatgacaggagagagag GACAAAATCCAGATCTCCGAGGAGATCCAAACGCTCCCGATCACCGTCGCCCTCACGCAAGTCCTGGAGGTCCAGTTCAAGGTCTCCTCACCGCTCCCacaagaaaatgaagaagagcaAACAGTGA